TTTAGCCATTGGGCAGCCTCCTATCCCTTTTATAGCTGAATCAAATCGTCTGCAGCCTTTATCATACGCAGCCTTTAGTTTAATGTAAGAATCTTCGTATCTGTTATGAAAATGAGCACCAAAGCTAATATCAGGGTGATTCGCAGGAATTTTATCAAATAAAAGTGTAATGCTTTCCGCAGTGGCTACCCCTGTGGTATCCGAAAGTAATATATTTCTGACTCCTATTTCCGAAAATCGGTTCGCCCAAAAGGCAACATCTTCCCATTTCCAATCTTCTCCGTATGGATTTCCGAATGCCATAGAAAAGTAGAGGTTAAGTGTTTTATTCTCAGATTTTACCATTTCTAAGATGGTTTCCACTTGATTGAATGCTTCCTCTTGATCTTTGTTGGTGTTTCTAAACTGAAAGGTTTCGGATATAGAAAAAGGAAATCCCAAAATGTCTACATTGGCATGAGAAAGTGCCTTTTCTGCCCCTGTTATGTTAGCTACAATAACGGATAGCTTGGTGTTTGATAAAGACTTATCTATATTATCCAGTACTTCCCCAGAGTCCGCCATTTGTGGAATGGCTTTAGGAGAAACAAAGCTACCACAGTCCAACACATCAAACCCTACCTCCATTAAGCTATTAAGGTAATTGATTTTTGTATCTGTTGGAATAAACTCACTCCAACCTTGCATGGCATCTCGTGGACATTCTGTTAGAAACATAATTTTGGTTTAGGAGATAAACTCTAGTTTCCAAATATAATAAAAACTTTTTAAAAGTAAATTTTATTTTAATATTTTGATAATCATTTGTTTATTGTATTTTAGAGTTGGGTTGACTTTCAAGATTACAATGGAATTTTGAAGATATATAATGGTTTTTGTCTGATAATATTTACCTTTGTGTATTATGTTTGAAGATTTTAAACCCACACTAAAAATCCTATTAAGATTTTTATTAGTTTATTTAGTCTTGCTGGGAGTTTATCAGTTTTATTTAAATACTCAAGAAGGTTTAGATGGCTTGTCAATACATATAGCCAACCAATGTACTTTGATACAGAATAACATAGGGTATCCATCACAAGCCATACCTCAACCAGAACATAATACTTTGTGGTATTATGTAGGTGGGGAGTATGTGTCTAGAATGGTGGAAGGTTGTAATGCTGTATCTGTAATAATACTTTTTATAGCATTTATTTTTGCATTTTATAGAGGTTTTAATACTTTTATTTTTGTTTTTGCAGGAGTTATATTTCTGTATATCATAAACATACTTAGGATTGTTGGAATAAATGTAGTGCTACTTGAATATCCATCTTATGGTAAAGCTGCCCATGATTATATATTCCCTGCGATTATTTACGGAAGTGTGGTTTTATTATGGATTATTTGGATTAAATTTTTTGTACTGAAAGATGAAGTTCAAAGGTAATCTTGTATTTGTTATACTCGGTATTATTGGTTTAATAGGGGTTCGTTTTTTAGAAGAAACTCTATTTTATGATCCTTTTTTAATCTATTTCAAAATGATGGATGGAGCCAAAGTATTCCCCGTTTTTCAGTGGGGAAAACTTGTTTTAGGACATCTTTTTAGGCTGATACTTAATCTACTTTTTTCGCTAATCATTGTTTATTTTCTTTTTAAAGATAAAACAAAGACAATGTTAGCTTGTGTTTTAATGTTATTAGTTTTTTTGATTACTTTCCCTATTTATCTCTATCTAGTTTATACAGAATTCGACTCAGGATTGCTTTTAGCTTTTTATGTTCGTAGGTTTGTTATTCAACCTATAATTTTATTGCTCATCATTCCAATGTTTTATTATATGGATGTGAAGAACAAGAATTAAATTACAAAACAAAAAGGCTTATCTAATTTATTACAGATAAGCCTTTTTTATAATTTATAAACTATTCTACATTTTCCACTCGTGTAATTTCAGGAACTTTTTCTTTAACTGTATTTTCTACGCCTAGCTTCATTGTGGAGAAACTTACAGGACACCCAGAGCAGTTACCTAGTAATTTCACATAGACTACAGTGTCTTCTATTTTGATGAGCTCTATATCTCCACCATCTTTATTAAGAAAAGGACGAATACTTTCTAAAGCATTTTCTACTCTTACTTCTATACTATTATTTTCCATCTTTATTTTAACTCTTTAAAAATATAATATGGTAATTAATTTTTTTGGGAACATCCTGCCATAGTAGTTATTTTAACGGCTTCTGTAGGAGGTAGATTTTTATTTCTTTCCACTAAGCTCTCTACCATTTTCTGAGTGGTTTCTGTATAGATTTCTGCAATTTTAGAACCATCTTGCAAAGCTGCTGGCCTTCCTACATCGCCAGCTTCTCTTATACTTTGGATTAGAGGAATTTCGCCCAGTACAGGTATGCCTAAATCTTCCGCCATATATTGTGCTCCTTGTTTACCAAAGATATAATACTTATTATCAGGCAATTCTTCTGGTGTGAAATAAGCCATATTCTCTATTAAACCTAAAACTGGAATATTGATACTTTCCATTTGGAACATTGCAATACCTTTCTTAACATCTGCAAGAGCAATATGTTGTGGGGTGCTTACAATAACAGCTCCTGTTACAGGTACTTCTTGTATGATAGAAAGATGAATATCTCCCGTTCCTGGAGGTAGGTCTATCAATAAGAAATCTAATTCGCCCCAAGCAGCATCTCTTAGCATTTGGTTGAGAGCTTTTGCAGCCATAGGTCCTCTCCATACTACCGCTTGATTAGCTCCAGAAAAATAACCGATGGATAACATTTTAACCCCATAATTTTCAATCGGCTTCATTAGGTTTCTGCCGTTTTCTTCAACAGAAATAGGTTTTTGCCCTTCGGTATCAAACATGGTAGGTACAGATGGGCCATAGATGTCTGCATCTAGTAAACCTACTTTAAAGCCCATTTTGACCAAAGATATTGCAAGGTTAGCAGCTACTGTAGACTTTCCTACACCTCCTTTTCCAGAGGCAATAGCGATGATGTTTTTTATGCCTGGGATTTCCTTACCTTTGATTTGATTAAGCTGAGCTTCCGAAGGTTCAGGAGAAACGATTTTCAACTTTAAAACAATCTCTTCCCCAAACTCAGATGCAAAAGCTTGTTTCATTGCTGCTTCTAGCTTTTTTTTCTCGTGCATTGCTGGAGAATGTGCCGTCATATCAATATAAACATCATTACCCATAACCTGAACATTATTCACCAAGTCATCTACCTCAACCTCTTTTAAAAAAGCTAATACTCTATCTTTTTTTATCATTATTTTCTTTTTAGGAATACAAATTTAAGGATT
This Riemerella anatipestifer DNA region includes the following protein-coding sequences:
- a CDS encoding hydroxymethylglutaryl-CoA lyase, coding for MFLTECPRDAMQGWSEFIPTDTKINYLNSLMEVGFDVLDCGSFVSPKAIPQMADSGEVLDNIDKSLSNTKLSVIVANITGAEKALSHANVDILGFPFSISETFQFRNTNKDQEEAFNQVETILEMVKSENKTLNLYFSMAFGNPYGEDWKWEDVAFWANRFSEIGVRNILLSDTTGVATAESITLLFDKIPANHPDISFGAHFHNRYEDSYIKLKAAYDKGCRRFDSAIKGIGGCPMAKDDLVGNMPTEQLFNFMNLEKIEIKQNMLHFESAWNIAKSIFHF
- the xrtF gene encoding exosortase family protein XrtF; amino-acid sequence: MFEDFKPTLKILLRFLLVYLVLLGVYQFYLNTQEGLDGLSIHIANQCTLIQNNIGYPSQAIPQPEHNTLWYYVGGEYVSRMVEGCNAVSVIILFIAFIFAFYRGFNTFIFVFAGVIFLYIINILRIVGINVVLLEYPSYGKAAHDYIFPAIIYGSVVLLWIIWIKFFVLKDEVQR
- a CDS encoding exosortase F system-associated membrane protein, which encodes MKFKGNLVFVILGIIGLIGVRFLEETLFYDPFLIYFKMMDGAKVFPVFQWGKLVLGHLFRLILNLLFSLIIVYFLFKDKTKTMLACVLMLLVFLITFPIYLYLVYTEFDSGLLLAFYVRRFVIQPIILLLIIPMFYYMDVKNKN
- a CDS encoding NifU family protein, whose translation is MENNSIEVRVENALESIRPFLNKDGGDIELIKIEDTVVYVKLLGNCSGCPVSFSTMKLGVENTVKEKVPEITRVENVE
- a CDS encoding Mrp/NBP35 family ATP-binding protein, encoding MIKKDRVLAFLKEVEVDDLVNNVQVMGNDVYIDMTAHSPAMHEKKKLEAAMKQAFASEFGEEIVLKLKIVSPEPSEAQLNQIKGKEIPGIKNIIAIASGKGGVGKSTVAANLAISLVKMGFKVGLLDADIYGPSVPTMFDTEGQKPISVEENGRNLMKPIENYGVKMLSIGYFSGANQAVVWRGPMAAKALNQMLRDAAWGELDFLLIDLPPGTGDIHLSIIQEVPVTGAVIVSTPQHIALADVKKGIAMFQMESINIPVLGLIENMAYFTPEELPDNKYYIFGKQGAQYMAEDLGIPVLGEIPLIQSIREAGDVGRPAALQDGSKIAEIYTETTQKMVESLVERNKNLPPTEAVKITTMAGCSQKN